In Plasmodium yoelii strain 17X genome assembly, chromosome: 6, one DNA window encodes the following:
- a CDS encoding PIR protein, with translation MSKELCESINLIEKSFDDGPKNPGEQYMNILNTYCPESNCSSDELKIISGFIMLINMIGEEDINSDKLVEYPILWLSYKLNQKKGNGTTRLNDFHTGHIKKNSCYNKHIAADNSSGNKIYMEVIDNKIESMDIDIKDISNFYDAFKSLCNMYSEIGAEDYQCNKCFENAGEFFEKCEKVKNGFDINKGRSYLQLWSSLLNDYNMFKQLYNIDTCANGSSLVACPRSSVTKNTLITIAIIFVAASILLGVSYKYSLFGFRKRSQKQHLREMLKK, from the exons atgtctAAGGAATTG tGTGAATCAATTAATTTGATCGAGAAATCTTTTGATGATGGTCCGAAAAACCCCGGAGAacaatatatgaatatattaaatacatATTGCCCAGAGAGTAACTGTAGTAGTGATGAACTAAAGATTATCTCTGGTTTtataatgttaataaatatgattgGCGAGGAAGATATAAATAGTGATAAACTTGTTGAATACCctattttatggttaagttataaactaaatcaaaaaaaaggaaatggAACGACCAGATTAAACGATTTTCATACTggacatataaaaaaaaatagttgtTATAATAAGCATATAGCTGCTGATAATAGTAGTGGTAATAAGATTTATATGGAAGTTATAGATAACAAAATAGAATCGATGGatattgatattaaagatatatctaatttttatgatgcatttaaatcattatgtaacatgtataGTGAAATTGGTGCAGAAGACTACCAATGCAATAAATGTTTTGAAAATGCTGgagaattttttgaaaaatgtgaaaaagttaaaaatggttttgatattaataaaggaCGTTCTTATTTACAACTATGGTCTAGTTtattaaatgattataatatgtttaaacaactatataatattgataCGTGTGCTAATGGATCATCACTTGTAGCTTGTCCACGAAGTTcagtaacaaaaaatacactaattacaattgcaattatatttgttgcagcatcaattttattgggagtttcttataag tattcgttatttggatttcggaagcgatctcaaaaacaacatttaagagaaatgctaaaaaaataa
- a CDS encoding PIR protein, translating to MSSNVCDIINGIDNYFVDDPNTPGEHTSGSLLSFNCPNNNCDSYDKKISSTFIELLKYFEYIDDEDNLESDQLAEYAILWLSYRLNQKKGSGTTKLYDFYTNNIKTNSQYEDISTDSNSKIKKDVIENKIKSMNIDIKDISNFYDAFKSLFNMYSEFDPEKNTECKTCLENVGELFEKYEKLKNALDINKGSSYYELLSSLSNDYKKFKEKYNNLGCSHISPLVACPRSSVTKNILITIAIIFVVASILLGVSYKYSLFGFRKRSQKQHLREKLKK from the exons atgtctTCTAATGTG tGTGATATAATTAATGGGATtgataattattttgttgATGATCCGAACACCCCGGGAGAACATACTTCTGGAAGTTtattaagttttaattgCCCTAATAATAACTGTGATAGTTATGACAAAAAAATTAGTTCTACTTTTATAGAAttactaaaatattttgagTATATTGATGATGAGGACAATTTAGAGAGTGATCAACTTGCTGAATATgctattttatggttaagttatagactaaatcaaaaaaaaggaaGTGGAACCACCAAATTATacgatttttatactaataatataaaaacaaatagtCAATATGAGGATATATCTACTGATAGTAATAGTAAGATTAAAAAGGAtgttatagaaaataaaataaaatcgatgaatattgatattaaagatatatctaatttttatgatgcatttaaatcattatttaaCATGTATAGTGAATTTGATCCAGAAAAAAATACTGAATGCAAGACATGTTTAGAAAATGTTGGAGAATtgtttgaaaaatatgaaaaacttaaaaatgctttagatattaataaaggaaGTTCTTATTATGAACTATTGTCtagtttatcaaatgattataaaaaatttaaagagaaatataataatcttGGATGTAGTCATATATCACCACTTGTAGCTTGTCCACGAAGTTcagtaacaaaaaatatactaattacaattgcaattatatttgttgtagcatcaattttattgggagtttcttataag tattcgttatttggatttcggaaacgatctcaaaaacaacatttaagagaaaagctaaaaaaataa
- a CDS encoding PIR protein has translation MSYKVCKSINDIDKSVDDDRKNPGTEMSGALLSMYCPDDNCSSDEEKIISGFILLLNMFGEENINSDKLVEYAILWLSYKLNQKTESGTTILNDFYTKIIKKNSKYNEHITTDSSNKIYMDVIENKIKSMDMTIKDISNFYDPFKSLCNVYSELDPEKTQCKTCLENAGEFFEKYEKLKNGLDITKGESYSELWFSLSKDYEKFKENCKTFGCNNSSPLVACPRSSVTKNTLITIAIIFVASSILLGVSYKYSLFGFRKRSQKHLREMLKK, from the exons atgtctTATAAAgtg tGTAAATCAATTAATGATATTGATAAATCTGTTGATGATGATCGGAAAAACCCAGGAACAGAGATGTCTGGGGCTTTATTAAGTATGTATTGCCCTGATGATAACTGTAGTAGTGATGAAGAAAAGATTATCTCtggttttatattgttaCTAAATATGTTTGGTgaggaaaatataaatagcgATAAACTTGTTGAATAcgctattttatggttaagttataaactaaatcaaaaaacaGAAAGTGGAACGACCATATTAAacgatttttatactaaaattataaaaaaaaatagtaaatataATGAGCATATAACTACTGATAGTAGTAATAAGATTTATATGGAtgttatagaaaataaaataaaatcgatGGATATGactattaaagatatatctaatttttatgatccATTTAAATCATTGTGTAACGTGTATAGTGAACTTGATCCAGAAAAAACCCAATGCAAGACATGTTTAGAAAATGCTGgagaattttttgaaaaatatgaaaaacttaaaaatgGTTTAGATATTACTAAAGGAGAATCTTATTCTGAACTATGGTTTAGTTTATCAAAAgattatgaaaaatttaaagaaaattGTAAAACTTTTGGATGTAATAATTCCTCACCACTTGTAGCTTGTCCACGAAGTTcagtaacaaaaaatacactaattacaattgcaattatatttgttgcatcatcaattttattgggagtttcttataag tattcgttatttggatttcggaaacgatctcaaaaacatttaagagaaatgctaaaaaaataa
- a CDS encoding PIR protein, which translates to MNKEMCNMFSAVREWFPDELDNGNYQFNYNNQYKQHFNKETYTDIDIINGWCLLLFNAIFGNSFSFNKYAKSNINVVAYILVWLSYKLNQKPDNGITKLMDFYTGHMQNVKEYQKPIENVEEYKTYIELINKNKDLLNINFKYISKFYDAFKSLCEMYTEFDEDNPKCEKYLEGDNEFVKKYDQLKKDSDINKDDSYSQIFSILSNDYDNLKNKCNLFSSFLTYSLISIAFIFVAIPIFFGISYKYSLFGFRKRFQKQKLREKIKNIMKKMIH; encoded by the exons atgaataaggaAATG TGTAATATGTTCTCTGCTGTAAGAGAATGGTTTCCCGATGAATTGGATAATGGGAATTAtcaatttaattataataatcaaTACAAACAGCATTTTAATAAAGAGACATATACTGATATTGATATAATTAACGGTTGGTGTTTATTGTTGTTTAATGCAATTTTTGGAAATTCTTTTTCGTTCAATAAGTATGCAAAAAGTAATATCAATGTTGTTGCATACATTTTGGTCtggttaagttataagtTAAATCAAAAACCAGATAACGGAATCACTAAATTGATGGATTTCTATACTGGTCATATGCAAAATGTCAAGGAGTATCAAAAACCTATAGAGAATGTTGAGGAATATAAAACTTATATTgagcttataaataaaaataaggatCTGCtgaatattaattttaaatatatatctaaattttatgatgcatttaaatcattatgtgaAATGTACACTGAATTTGATGAAGACAATCCAAAATGCGAGAAATATTTGGAAGGTGATAatgaatttgttaaaaaatatgatcaaCTTAAGAAAGATTCGGATATTAATAAAGACGACTCATATAGTcaaatattttctatattatcaaatgattatgataatttaaaaaataaatgtaatcttttttcatcttttctAACTTATTCACTAATTTCAAttgcatttatatttgttgcaataccaattttttttggaatttcttataag tattcattatttggatttcggaaacgatttcaaaaacaaaaattaagagaaaaaataaaaaatataatgaagaaaatgattcattaa
- a CDS encoding PIR protein — protein sequence MDANICKRFKDVWEWISDELNGGKYQFNDNDSLNNKFSNNYCNNDDFSDSYCDMNFQNDFYKISAGCLYLLNEFFRDSSTFKTVAKSNINIVDYIMIWLSYMLNLTNSEEKNNITCFYIAYMNDCDKYNKEINELTDYKSYKDLLDKKNEVLNMDSNDASKFYKAFKLLCEMYTGFDENTSNCTNCLEKAEEFVKIHKELNDPNNAKYIGYCQAFSTLSNDYKNLKNKYNSLPEIDTKETDAICSEKNSKQDSEQLYAQGYEDTSSSSSIASKLIPVLLIFAAIPIFLGISYKYSLFGFRKRFQKQKLREKLKNVKKRMNH from the exons ATGGATGCAAATAta TGTAAAAGGTTCAAAGATGTATGGGAATGGATTTCCGATGAATTGAATGGAGGAAAATATCAatttaatgataatgattctttaaataataaattttcaaataattattGTAATAATGATGATTTTTCAGATAGTTATTGTGATATGAATTTTCAAAATGATTTCTATAAAATAagtgctggatgtttatatttgcttAATGAGTTTTTTCGTGATTCTTCTACGTTCAAGACGGTTGCAAAAAGTAacatcaatattgttgattacattatgatatggttaagttatatgttaaacctgaCTAATAgtgaagaaaaaaacaatataacgTGTTTTTATATTGCATACATGAATGATTGTGATAAGTATAACAAggaaataaatgaattaacTGATTATAAGAGTTATAAGGATCTgttagataaaaaaaatgaggtGTTGAATATGGATAGTAATGATGcatctaaattttataaagcatttaaattattatgtgaaaTGTATACTGGATTTGATGAAAACACATCAAATTGCACAAATTGTTTGGAAAAAGCTGaagaatttgttaaaatacATAAAGAACTTAATGATCCTAATAATGCTAAATATATCGGCTATTGTCAAGCATTTtctacattatcaaatgattataagaatttaaaaaataaatataattcccTTCCAGAGATAGATACAAAAGAAACTGATGCAATATGTTctgaaaaaaattcaaaacaAGATTCTGAACAGCTTTATGCACAAGGTTATGAAGatacatcatcaagttcgtcgatagcaagcaaattaattccggttttattgatatttgctgcaataccaattttcttgggaatttcttataag tattcgttatttggatttcggaaacgatttcaaaaacaaaaattaagagaaaagctaaaaaatgtaaagaagagaatgaatcattaa
- a CDS encoding PIR protein — MDTDVCQTLLPLRNSISYSDKGITYQFTEDSDYCTGVSCDNDTDKVNARCLYIFKTFFKDESTFQKDAKGNIYIVQYILIWLRYILNLTKTEENGSIDSFYTKYIENGESYKKKINDVTTYKNYKDLIDRNNYILTMDMSIISKLYDAFNTLCGIYNDLDTKNSNCMQHYEKARQFVETYKEIIIDHNIGENIRYFYVLINLLTDYDNLKKKCDIFPPTPDITKIISEATSSSIASKLIPILSILVAIPIFLGIAYKYSLFGFRKRFQKQKLREKI, encoded by the exons ATGGATACGGacgtg TGTCAAACGTTACTTCCTTTAAGGAACTCGATTTCCTATTCGGACAAGGGTATAACCTATCAATTTACAGAGGATAGTGATTACTGTACTGGTGTAAGTTGTGATAATGATACCGATAAAGTTAATGCTagatgtttatatatttttaagacaTTCTTTAAGGATGAGTCTACGTTTCAAAAGGATGCAAAAGGAAACATCTATATTGTTCAATACattttgatatggttaagatatatattaaacCTTACCAAAACTGAAGAAAACGGCAGTATAGACTctttttatacaaaatatatagaaaatggcGAGAGctataaaaagaaaataaacgATGTTACtacttataaaaattataaggatcttatagatagaaataattatattttaactaTGGATATGAgcattatatctaaattatatgatgcatttaataCATTATGTGGCATATATAATGATCTTGATACAAAAAACTCAAATTGCATGCAACATTACGAAAAAGCTCGTCAATTTGTTGAAACATATAAAGAAATTATCATAGATCATAACATTGGTGAAAATATCCgctatttttatgtattgattaatttattaactgATTAtgacaatttaaaaaaaaaatgtgatatTTTCCCACCCACTCCagatataacaaaaataatttctGAAGCTACATCAAGTTCGATAGCaagcaaattaattccaattttatcgatattagttgcaataccaattttcttgggaattgcttataag tattcgttatttggatttcggaaacgatttcaaaaacaaaaattaagagaaaaaatataa
- a CDS encoding PIR protein gives MNKQVCNTLISTSNSFSNSLDSTKNYRFNMNEGIFSNYCTSNNCSTNHEKINAGCLYLFDSFFGSSSVFKSVAKSNINVVEYIMIWLSKMLNQIDNKEKQSLNFLYNIYINNENYKKPISSFTKYKDYKELIDETNMMKMDIKDISKLYDAFITLCMLYTEFNEKTPDCNKCSERADEFVKKYNKLNNYSDIANDSPYYRLLSTLSNDYNNFKKNYNDVKCSNSPLPTIEKPKNYVQSFGGDHEQTVQILEQISEDASSSSSISKNLFIVLSIFGAIGFFLGISYKYSLFGFRKRFQKQKLREKLKNIKKRMNQ, from the exons ATGAATAAGcaagtg tgtaacACACTCATTTCTACAAGTAACTCGTTTTCCAATAGTTTGGATAGTACAAAAAActatcgatttaatatgaatgAAGGAATTTTTAGTAATTATTGTACTAGTAACAACTGTAGTACTAATCacgaaaaaattaatgctggatgtttatatttgtttgattCATTTTTTGGGAGTTCTTCTGTGTTTAAGTCTGTTGCAAAAAGTAACATAAATGTTGTTgaatacattatgatatggttaagtaaAATGTTAAACCAAATcgataataaagaaaaacagagtctaaattttttatataatatatatataaataatgagaATTATAAAAAGCCTATATCGAGTTTTACGAAGTATAAAGATTATAAGGAACTTATAGATGAAAcaaatatgatgaaaatggatattaaagatatatctaaattatatgatgcatttattACATTATGTATGCTGTATACtgaatttaatgaaaaaactCCAGATTGCAATAAATGTTCGGAACGTGCTGatgaatttgttaaaaagtataataaactTAATAACTATTCTGACATTGCTAATGATAGTCCATATTATAGATTATTGTCTACactatcaaatgattataataattttaaaaagaatTATAATGATGTTAAATGTTCCAATTCACCCTTACCAACGATAGAAAAaccaaaaaattatgtacaaAGTTTTGGAGGTGATCATGAACAAACTGTACAAATATTAGAACAAATTTCTGAAGAtgcatcatcaagttcgtcgatatcaaagaatttatttatagttttatcgatatttggtgcaataggattttttttaggaatttcttataag tattcgttatttggatttcggaaacgatttcaaaaacaaaaattaagagaaaagctaaaaaatataaagaagagaatgaatcAATAA
- a CDS encoding PIR protein, with product MNKEVCKSFMSVWEFFPDKLNKGEYEFKEHNFLNSYCGSDSCDTPFEKINGGCLYLFNQFFGRSDLFKSVANSNINIVDYILIWLSYMLNLKEQQRNDSNLPFFYNTTINNDRYQKTITDVKEYKNYKELIDKKKYFLDMNKKIISNFYEAFKLLCEMYAEFDDKTQYCAKCSKNAIQFVSKYKEMNQNSDITSNGSYNELLSTLSNDYNNFKEYCNSKGNKCKDYPDLLTIEKKQNFAQSSEDTPSSSSITTRLFTVLSIFGAIAFFLGISYKYSLFGFRKRFQKQKLKEKIKNIKKRINH from the exons atgaataaagaagtg TGTAAAAGTTTTATGAGTGTATGGGAGTTTTTCCCCGATAAATTGAATAAAGGAGAATATGAATTTAAagaacataattttttaaatagttattGTGGTAGTGATAGTTGTGATACTCCTttcgaaaaaattaatggtggatgtttatatctttttaatCAATTCTTTGGGAGATCTGACTTGTTTAAATCTGTTGCAAATAGTAacatcaatattgttgattacattttgatatggttaagttatatgttaaacctaaagGAACAACAAAGAAATGATAGCAATCtaccatttttttataatacaactataaataatgataggTATCAAAAGACTATAACTGATGTTAAAgagtataaaaattataaggagcttatagataaaaaaaaatattttttggatatgaataaaaaaattatatctaatttttatgaagcatttaaattattatgtgaaaTGTATGCTGAATTTGATGATAAAACACAATATTGCGCAAAATGTTCGAAAAATGCTATTCAATTTGTTagtaaatataaagaaatgaATCAAAATTCTGATATTACTAGTAATGGTTCCTATAATGAACTATTGTCtactttatcaaatgattataataattttaaagaatATTGTAATAGTAAAGGTAATAAATGTAAAGACTATCCAGACCTTCTAAcgatagaaaaaaaacaaaattttgCACAAAGTTCTGAAGATACaccatcaagttcgtcgataacAACCAGATtatttacagttttatcgatatttggtgcaatagcattttttttaggaatttcttataag tattcgctatttggatttcggaaacgatttcaaaaacaaaaattaaaagaaaaaataaaaaatataaagaagagaataaatcattaa